A single region of the Leisingera thetidis genome encodes:
- the obgE gene encoding GTPase ObgE, giving the protein MKFLDLTKVYIRSGSGGNGCVSFRREKYIEYGGPDGGDGGKGGSVWAEVTDGLNTLIDFRYQQHFFANNGQSGMGRQRTGKDGDDIVLRVPVGTEILDEDQETVLADLTEVGQRVLLAKGGNGGFGNLHFKSATNQAPRRANPGQEGIDRTIWLRLKLIADAGLLGLPNAGKSTFLSATSNARPKIADYPFTTLHPNLGVVGIDNTEFVVADIPGLIEGAHEGKGIGDRFLGHVERCAVLLHLVDGTSDTVVEDYETIIGELEAYGGVLATKPRITALNKVDAIDPEERDEKRAALEAAVGGPVLMMSGVSREGLNEVLRAVRAEINDDRVRMKPAEEEAPWQP; this is encoded by the coding sequence ATGAAATTCCTCGATCTGACAAAGGTCTATATCCGCTCGGGTTCCGGCGGGAACGGCTGCGTCAGCTTCCGCCGCGAAAAGTACATCGAATACGGCGGGCCGGACGGGGGTGATGGCGGCAAGGGCGGATCGGTCTGGGCCGAGGTCACCGACGGGCTGAACACGCTGATCGATTTCCGCTATCAGCAGCATTTCTTCGCCAATAACGGCCAGTCCGGCATGGGCCGCCAGCGCACTGGCAAGGACGGCGACGACATCGTGCTGCGCGTGCCGGTGGGGACCGAAATCCTGGATGAGGATCAGGAAACCGTGCTGGCAGACCTGACCGAGGTCGGGCAGCGCGTGCTGCTGGCCAAGGGCGGCAATGGCGGCTTTGGCAACCTGCATTTCAAATCTGCCACCAACCAGGCGCCGCGGCGGGCCAATCCGGGCCAGGAGGGGATCGACCGCACCATCTGGCTGCGTCTCAAGCTGATTGCCGATGCCGGCCTGCTGGGGCTTCCCAACGCCGGCAAGTCCACCTTTCTGTCGGCCACCTCCAACGCGCGCCCCAAGATTGCGGATTACCCGTTCACCACGCTGCACCCGAACCTTGGCGTGGTCGGCATCGACAACACCGAATTTGTGGTTGCCGACATTCCCGGCCTGATCGAAGGCGCCCATGAGGGCAAGGGCATCGGCGACCGCTTCCTGGGCCATGTGGAGCGCTGCGCGGTGCTGCTGCATCTGGTGGACGGCACCTCTGACACCGTGGTCGAGGACTATGAGACCATCATCGGGGAGCTGGAGGCTTATGGCGGCGTTCTGGCCACCAAACCCCGGATCACCGCGCTGAACAAGGTGGATGCGATCGACCCGGAGGAGCGCGACGAGAAACGTGCCGCCCTGGAAGCAGCCGTTGGCGGCCCTGTTCTGATGATGTCCGGCGTCAGCCGCGAGGGGCTGAACGAGGTGCTCCGCGCGGTGCGGGCGGAAATCAATGATGACCGTGTGCGCATGAAACCCGCCGAGGAGGAAGCGCCTTGGCAGCCCTGA
- the proB gene encoding glutamate 5-kinase, with the protein MAALKSAKRIVVKIGSALLVDRNTGELRAGWLHSLANDVAWLKASGTDVVLVSSGSIALGRGVLGLPRADLPLEQSQAAAAVGQIRLARAYEEALAPHRITTAQVLVTLEDSENRRRYLNSRATLETLLSMGAVPIVNENDTIATDEIRYGDNDRLAAQVAVTVGADCLILLSDVDGFYSANPALDPGARRFDRIDEITPEIEAMAGDGVSGLSKGGMITKLLAAKMATAAGCAMAITEGSPLNPLKTLEEGAACTWFSGQGDPQAARKRWISAMKTRGVLTIDEGAARALMSGKSLLPAGVRHVEGDFGRGDPLAILGPDGRKLGQGLSRYTADEARAIQGRQSQEIEATLGYPGRAALIHRDDMAL; encoded by the coding sequence TTGGCAGCCCTGAAATCGGCGAAACGGATTGTCGTCAAGATCGGCTCGGCGCTGCTGGTCGATCGGAACACCGGCGAGCTGCGGGCAGGCTGGCTGCATTCGCTGGCCAATGACGTTGCCTGGCTGAAGGCGAGCGGCACCGATGTGGTGCTGGTCTCTTCCGGCTCGATTGCCCTGGGCCGGGGCGTGCTGGGGCTGCCGCGCGCCGACCTGCCGCTGGAGCAATCCCAGGCCGCCGCCGCAGTCGGCCAGATCCGCCTGGCACGCGCCTATGAGGAAGCGCTGGCGCCGCACCGGATCACCACCGCGCAGGTGCTGGTGACGCTGGAAGACAGCGAAAACCGCCGCCGCTACCTGAACTCCCGCGCAACGCTGGAAACACTTCTGAGCATGGGCGCCGTTCCGATCGTCAACGAGAACGATACCATCGCCACCGACGAGATCCGCTATGGCGACAATGACCGGCTGGCAGCGCAGGTGGCAGTGACGGTTGGCGCCGACTGCCTGATCCTGCTGTCCGATGTCGATGGCTTCTACAGCGCCAATCCGGCGCTGGATCCCGGGGCCAGGCGCTTTGACCGGATAGACGAGATCACGCCCGAGATCGAGGCGATGGCCGGCGATGGCGTTTCCGGTCTGTCCAAGGGCGGCATGATCACCAAACTGCTGGCGGCCAAGATGGCCACGGCGGCCGGCTGCGCCATGGCCATCACTGAAGGTTCTCCGCTGAACCCTTTGAAAACGCTTGAAGAGGGCGCGGCCTGCACCTGGTTTTCCGGGCAGGGAGACCCGCAAGCCGCCCGTAAACGCTGGATCAGCGCAATGAAGACGCGCGGTGTTCTGACGATTGACGAAGGCGCCGCAAGGGCGCTGATGTCCGGCAAAAGCCTGCTGCCCGCAGGTGTGCGTCATGTGGAGGGTGACTTCGGCCGCGGCGATCCGCTGGCCATCCTCGGCCCAGACGGGCGCAAACTGGGGCAGGGGCTGTCGCGCTATACCGCCGACGAGGCCCGTGCCATCCAGGGGCGCCAATCGCAGGAGATCGAGGCCACGCTGGGCTATCCCGGCCGCGCTGCGCTGATCCACCGCGATGATATGGCGCTTTGA
- a CDS encoding glutamate-5-semialdehyde dehydrogenase, translating to MKDNENIPAVMAELGKRAKQAAQTLATASSERKHAALIGAADAVWSRRAEIIAANEKDLEFGRGKGLSDAMMDRLMLDESRIQGIVDGLRAVAEQGDPVGEVMEEWVQPSGLRIQRVRTPLGVIGVIYESRPNVTADAGALCLKSGNAVILRGGSESFHSSQAIHACLAEGLKSAGLPEEAVQLVPTRDRAAVQELLTMTEYVDVIVPRGGKGLVGLVQREARVPVFAHLEGIVHIYLDKAADPQKALDVVLNAKTRRTGICGAAECLLIHQDIADTLGKAVLEMLSGAGVEIRAEAGLPGPGGMVAASAEDWGKEYLDSIIAAKQVADIDEAIRHIRTHHSQHTDCIITEDEAAVQKFFAELDSAILMHNASTQFADGGEFGMGAEIGIATGKMHARGPVGATQLTSFKYLVRGNGTTRA from the coding sequence ATGAAAGACAATGAAAACATCCCCGCCGTGATGGCGGAGCTTGGCAAACGTGCAAAGCAAGCGGCGCAAACACTGGCCACGGCCAGTTCTGAGCGCAAACATGCCGCCTTGATCGGCGCTGCCGATGCGGTCTGGAGCCGCCGGGCGGAGATCATCGCCGCAAACGAAAAGGACCTTGAATTCGGCCGCGGCAAGGGGCTGTCGGACGCGATGATGGACCGGCTGATGCTGGACGAATCCCGCATCCAGGGCATCGTCGACGGCCTGCGCGCGGTGGCTGAGCAGGGCGACCCGGTCGGCGAGGTGATGGAGGAGTGGGTACAGCCCAGCGGCCTCAGGATCCAGCGCGTCCGCACGCCGCTTGGCGTGATCGGCGTGATCTATGAAAGCCGCCCCAACGTGACCGCCGACGCCGGCGCGCTGTGCCTGAAATCCGGCAATGCGGTGATCCTGCGCGGCGGCTCCGAAAGCTTCCATTCCAGCCAGGCGATCCATGCCTGCCTGGCCGAGGGCCTGAAATCCGCCGGCCTGCCGGAAGAGGCCGTGCAGCTGGTGCCGACCCGGGACCGTGCCGCGGTGCAGGAGCTGCTGACCATGACGGAGTATGTCGACGTCATAGTGCCGCGCGGCGGCAAAGGCCTCGTCGGGCTGGTGCAGCGCGAGGCACGGGTGCCGGTCTTTGCCCATCTGGAGGGCATCGTGCACATCTACCTCGACAAGGCTGCCGATCCGCAAAAGGCACTGGACGTGGTGCTGAACGCCAAGACCCGCCGTACCGGCATCTGCGGTGCGGCGGAATGCCTGCTGATCCATCAGGATATCGCAGACACCCTGGGCAAGGCGGTGCTGGAGATGCTGTCCGGCGCCGGCGTGGAAATCCGCGCAGAAGCGGGCCTGCCCGGGCCTGGTGGCATGGTTGCGGCCAGCGCTGAGGATTGGGGCAAGGAATACCTGGATTCGATCATTGCGGCCAAACAGGTCGCGGACATTGACGAGGCGATCCGGCACATCCGCACGCATCATTCCCAGCACACTGATTGCATCATCACCGAAGACGAGGCCGCGGTGCAGAAGTTCTTTGCGGAACTCGACAGCGCCATCCTGATGCACAATGCCTCGACCCAGTTTGCCGACGGCGGTGAATTCGGCATGGGCGCGGAAATCGGCATTGCCACCGGCAAGATGCACGCGCGCGGGCCCGTCGGCGCCACCCAGCTCACCAGCTTCAAATACCTGGTGCGCGGCAACGGCACCACCCGCGCCTGA
- a CDS encoding histidine phosphotransferase family protein, which translates to MGVDNANLAALVGSRICHDLISPVGAINNGLELLGMAGSMSGPELELISDSVANANARIRFFRIAFGASGDQQMGRAEVMSVLEDISRGGRIKYQWSPLEGCTRSEARLSLLAALCLESALPYGGTIKIFCAGGKWTVMGEGSKLNVDDELWARVSGGTSNAEITPALVQFALLPEAAREADRTVRLEQNLEKITLQF; encoded by the coding sequence ATGGGTGTAGATAACGCCAATCTGGCCGCATTGGTAGGGTCTCGGATCTGCCATGATTTGATCAGCCCCGTCGGTGCCATCAACAACGGGTTGGAACTGCTTGGAATGGCAGGCAGCATGTCCGGACCGGAGCTGGAACTGATTTCTGACAGTGTGGCCAATGCCAACGCCCGCATCCGTTTCTTCCGCATTGCCTTCGGGGCTTCAGGCGACCAGCAGATGGGCCGCGCCGAAGTGATGTCGGTGCTGGAGGACATCAGCAGGGGCGGCCGGATCAAGTACCAGTGGTCGCCGCTTGAGGGCTGCACCCGCAGCGAGGCGCGCCTGTCGCTATTGGCGGCGCTATGCCTCGAATCCGCCCTGCCCTATGGCGGAACAATCAAGATTTTCTGTGCCGGCGGCAAGTGGACCGTGATGGGCGAAGGCAGCAAGCTGAACGTGGATGACGAGCTCTGGGCGCGGGTCAGCGGCGGCACCTCGAACGCCGAAATCACCCCGGCACTGGTCCAGTTCGCGCTGCTGCCGGAGGCCGCCAGGGAAGCGGACCGTACCGTCCGGCTGGAGCAGAACCTGGAGAAGATTACGCTGCAGTTCTGA
- a CDS encoding DUF3553 domain-containing protein → MNDLNAILAPGMFVRHPDHPEWGVGQVQSNAGGKITVNFPDQGKLVIDGARVSLIPVFDP, encoded by the coding sequence ATGAATGACCTCAACGCTATATTGGCCCCCGGCATGTTCGTGCGGCACCCTGATCACCCTGAATGGGGCGTCGGTCAGGTGCAGTCGAACGCGGGCGGCAAGATCACCGTAAATTTCCCGGATCAGGGAAAGCTTGTGATTGACGGAGCGCGTGTCTCCCTTATTCCCGTCTTTGATCCATAA
- a CDS encoding GNAT family N-acetyltransferase, protein MPDRPPEFSVKIAETEAELRAAQALRYDVFVRELGGGGEMVDHEAGLEQDRFDRYFDHMLVTDETNRQVAGVYRLLRDDQAARAGQFYSEDEYDLSVLKSSGRKLLELGRSCLHADYRGGTAMFHLWSGLAEYVAQHRIEVLFGVASFHGTDLQALTNPLAMLHHNHLAPRELRVRSKVFQNMDLIGEGDLDRKRAMVDTPALIKAYLRLGGFVGEGAFVDHDFNTTDVCLILDTARMNARQRRIYAGGRGRE, encoded by the coding sequence ATGCCTGACCGCCCTCCGGAATTTTCCGTGAAAATTGCCGAAACGGAAGCTGAACTGCGCGCCGCGCAAGCCCTGCGCTATGATGTGTTTGTGCGGGAGCTTGGCGGCGGCGGCGAAATGGTTGATCACGAAGCGGGGCTGGAGCAAGACCGGTTCGACCGGTATTTCGATCATATGCTGGTGACCGATGAGACCAATCGCCAGGTGGCGGGCGTCTACCGGTTGCTGCGGGATGACCAGGCGGCCAGGGCCGGGCAGTTCTATTCCGAAGACGAATACGATCTGAGTGTTCTGAAATCCTCGGGCCGCAAGCTGCTGGAGCTGGGGCGGTCGTGCCTGCATGCTGACTACCGGGGCGGGACTGCGATGTTCCACCTGTGGTCCGGGCTGGCAGAATATGTGGCACAGCACCGGATCGAAGTGCTGTTCGGGGTGGCCAGTTTTCATGGCACCGACCTGCAGGCGCTGACCAACCCGCTGGCAATGCTGCATCACAACCACTTGGCGCCGCGGGAATTGAGAGTGCGGTCAAAAGTGTTTCAAAACATGGATTTGATCGGAGAAGGCGATCTGGACCGCAAGCGCGCCATGGTGGACACCCCCGCATTGATCAAAGCCTATCTGCGGCTTGGCGGCTTTGTCGGTGAAGGTGCCTTTGTCGACCATGATTTCAATACCACGGATGTCTGCCTGATCCTGGATACCGCGCGGATGAACGCGCGGCAGCGCAGGATTTATGCCGGAGGGCGCGGCCGGGAATGA
- a CDS encoding lysophospholipid acyltransferase family protein codes for MSVSWQSDEAPDRIRIDALGWGLVLLRGLPLAVLVFGGLLVLLSLRLVEKPMCGVQRPVTPFITQFVCRNAFRILGIRYRVRGTLMRRHGPVVANHSSWLDIFALNARKRIYFVSKAEVAAWPGIGWLARATGTVFIERNPKKAREQAALFEQRLLAGHKLLFFPEGTSTDGLRVLPFKTTLFAALFTDGLREQLHVQPVSVVYHAPEGAPARLYGWWGDMDFGPHLLKILSIRRQGSVELIYHQPLKAADFPDRKALAARAEQAVRTGHQNALKA; via the coding sequence ATGAGTGTCAGCTGGCAAAGTGACGAAGCGCCTGATCGCATCCGTATCGATGCCCTGGGCTGGGGGTTGGTGCTGCTGCGCGGGCTGCCGCTGGCGGTGCTGGTTTTCGGCGGGCTGCTGGTTCTGCTGTCCTTGCGGCTGGTGGAGAAGCCGATGTGCGGGGTGCAGCGTCCGGTCACGCCGTTCATCACCCAGTTCGTCTGCCGAAACGCGTTCCGCATTCTCGGCATCAGATACAGGGTCCGAGGAACGCTGATGCGCCGGCACGGGCCGGTGGTCGCCAATCATTCCTCCTGGCTGGACATTTTTGCCTTGAACGCGCGCAAGCGGATCTATTTCGTGTCCAAGGCCGAGGTCGCGGCATGGCCGGGTATCGGCTGGCTGGCCCGCGCCACGGGCACGGTCTTCATCGAACGGAACCCCAAGAAGGCCAGGGAGCAGGCAGCCCTTTTCGAGCAAAGGCTGCTCGCCGGGCACAAACTGCTGTTCTTCCCGGAAGGCACGTCCACCGATGGTTTGCGGGTTTTACCTTTTAAAACAACGCTATTCGCGGCTCTCTTCACTGACGGGCTGCGGGAGCAGCTGCATGTTCAGCCAGTTTCGGTCGTCTATCATGCCCCCGAGGGAGCTCCCGCCCGCCTGTATGGCTGGTGGGGAGACATGGACTTCGGCCCGCATCTCCTCAAGATCCTTTCCATCCGCCGGCAGGGATCGGTTGAACTGATCTATCACCAGCCGCTGAAAGCGGCGGATTTCCCGGACCGCAAAGCCCTGGCCGCCCGGGCCGAACAGGCGGTGCGCACAGGACACCAGAACGCATTGAAGGCCTGA
- the rpsB gene encoding 30S ribosomal protein S2 — translation MALPEFTMRQLLEAGVHFGHQTQRWNPRMSPFIYGARNGIHIMDLTQTVPMLDQALQVVRDTVAKGGRVLFVGTKRQAAGPIAEAAEKSAQYFMNHRWLGGTLTNWKTVSQSINRLKEIDEKMAGGAEGLTKKERLGMERDQEKLQASLGGIREMGGVPDLLFVIDVKKEALAIAEAKKLGIPVVAVVDTNCSPDGVDFIIPGNDDASRAISLYCDLVARAALDGMSAQLGAAGVDLGALEEAPAEEAVAEEAAAEA, via the coding sequence ATGGCTCTTCCCGAGTTCACCATGCGTCAGCTGCTGGAAGCTGGCGTTCACTTCGGCCACCAGACTCAGCGCTGGAACCCGCGCATGTCGCCGTTCATCTATGGCGCGCGCAACGGCATCCACATCATGGACCTGACCCAGACTGTTCCGATGCTGGACCAGGCGCTGCAGGTTGTCCGTGACACCGTCGCCAAAGGCGGCCGCGTCCTGTTCGTCGGCACCAAGCGCCAGGCAGCCGGCCCGATCGCCGAAGCGGCTGAGAAATCCGCTCAGTACTTCATGAACCACCGCTGGCTCGGCGGCACCCTGACCAACTGGAAAACCGTTTCCCAGTCGATCAACCGCCTGAAGGAAATCGATGAGAAAATGGCGGGCGGCGCCGAAGGCCTGACCAAGAAAGAGCGTCTGGGCATGGAACGCGACCAGGAGAAGCTGCAGGCCTCCCTGGGCGGCATCCGCGAAATGGGCGGCGTGCCGGACCTGCTGTTCGTCATCGACGTGAAAAAAGAAGCGCTGGCCATCGCCGAAGCCAAGAAACTGGGCATCCCGGTTGTGGCTGTGGTCGACACCAACTGCTCCCCCGACGGCGTCGACTTCATCATCCCCGGCAACGACGACGCATCGCGCGCCATCTCGCTGTACTGCGACCTGGTTGCCCGTGCAGCCCTGGACGGCATGTCGGCCCAGCTGGGTGCCGCAGGCGTTGACCTGGGCGCGCTGGAAGAAGCACCGGCAGAAGAAGCCGTTGCTGAAGAAGCAGCCGCCGAAGCCTGA
- the tsf gene encoding translation elongation factor Ts — MAITAALVKELRDSTGAGMMDAKKALTETGGDMEAAVDWLRTKGLAKAAKKSGRTAAEGLVAVVVEGNKGVAVEVNSETDFVAKNADFQKMVGSIATAALGAADVDALNAADLGGKTVAETLTDKIATIGENMSLRRMEKLEGETVVSYVHNAATAGMGKIGVLVAMNGGDETIGKQVAMHIAAVNPAALSEADMDAAVVEKEKQVQMDIARESGKPEQVIEKMIEGRMKKFVAESTLLNQQFVVNPDLTVEAAAKEAGATITGFVRVEVGEGIEVEKEDFAAEVAKAAQG, encoded by the coding sequence ATGGCAATCACTGCAGCACTCGTGAAAGAACTGCGCGACTCCACCGGCGCGGGCATGATGGACGCGAAAAAAGCCCTGACCGAAACCGGCGGCGACATGGAGGCCGCGGTTGACTGGCTGCGCACCAAGGGCCTGGCCAAGGCGGCCAAGAAATCCGGCCGCACCGCCGCCGAAGGCTTGGTGGCCGTTGTTGTCGAGGGCAACAAGGGCGTTGCCGTCGAAGTGAACTCGGAAACCGACTTTGTTGCCAAGAATGCCGACTTCCAGAAGATGGTTGGCAGCATCGCCACTGCCGCCCTGGGCGCCGCAGATGTCGACGCGCTGAACGCAGCCGATCTGGGCGGCAAGACCGTTGCCGAGACCCTGACCGACAAGATCGCCACCATCGGGGAAAACATGTCGCTGCGCCGCATGGAGAAACTGGAAGGCGAGACCGTGGTCTCCTACGTCCACAATGCGGCCACCGCAGGCATGGGCAAGATCGGCGTTCTGGTTGCAATGAACGGCGGCGACGAAACCATCGGCAAGCAGGTAGCCATGCACATCGCAGCCGTGAACCCGGCCGCGCTCTCCGAAGCAGACATGGATGCTGCTGTGGTGGAGAAGGAAAAGCAGGTCCAGATGGACATCGCCCGTGAATCCGGCAAGCCGGAGCAGGTGATCGAGAAAATGATCGAAGGCCGCATGAAGAAATTCGTGGCCGAGTCGACCCTGCTTAACCAGCAGTTCGTGGTGAACCCGGACCTGACCGTCGAAGCGGCAGCCAAGGAAGCCGGCGCCACCATCACCGGCTTTGTCCGCGTGGAAGTCGGCGAAGGCATCGAAGTCGAGAAAGAAGACTTTGCAGCAGAAGTGGCCAAGGCCGCTCAGGGCTGA
- a CDS encoding helix-turn-helix transcriptional regulator has translation MKVKKYLNFVCGAQSLEELWHGHVQQMAEFGFDRLIYGYTRYKTETSLGDPEDFVILSNHKSEYLNGFLHKGLYLSAPMLRWALENEGAGSWRIVQEMAATGTLTPEAQKVHEFNRQLDMNAGYTISFYSASNRYKGAISLAAQAGISQEKVDALWQECGDDIVLMNNVAHLKILTLPYTAPNRSLTKRQREVLQWVGDGKTTQDIALLMELTPATIEKHLRLARESLAVETTAQAVLKAALHNQMYVMDT, from the coding sequence ATGAAGGTGAAGAAGTACCTGAACTTTGTGTGCGGCGCGCAAAGCCTTGAGGAGCTGTGGCACGGGCATGTTCAGCAAATGGCCGAATTCGGGTTTGACAGGCTGATCTACGGCTACACCCGATACAAGACGGAAACGTCGCTGGGGGATCCGGAGGATTTTGTCATCCTGTCCAACCACAAAAGCGAATATCTGAACGGCTTTCTGCACAAGGGGCTTTATTTGTCGGCGCCGATGCTCCGCTGGGCGCTGGAGAATGAAGGCGCTGGAAGCTGGCGCATTGTCCAGGAGATGGCGGCCACCGGAACCCTGACGCCGGAGGCCCAGAAGGTCCATGAGTTCAACCGCCAGCTGGACATGAACGCAGGCTATACCATCAGCTTCTATTCCGCATCCAACCGGTACAAGGGGGCAATCTCGCTGGCGGCACAGGCTGGCATCAGCCAGGAAAAGGTGGATGCGCTGTGGCAGGAATGCGGTGATGACATCGTGCTGATGAACAATGTCGCCCATCTGAAAATCCTCACCCTGCCCTACACCGCGCCGAACCGCAGCCTCACCAAACGCCAGCGCGAAGTGCTGCAATGGGTCGGCGACGGAAAAACCACTCAGGACATTGCGCTGCTGATGGAATTGACACCCGCAACGATTGAAAAACATTTGCGCCTGGCCCGTGAATCCCTCGCTGTCGAGACCACTGCGCAGGCCGTTCTGAAAGCCGCGCTGCACAATCAGATGTATGTGATGGACACATAG
- the aroQ gene encoding type II 3-dehydroquinate dehydratase, translated as MTSILVLNGPNLNLLGTRQPEIYGSVTLAMVEQACAAHAKRLGLDATCLQSNHEGALIDAIHAAKGQHQGIILNAGAYTHTSIALMDALISVEIPSVEVHLSNIHAREPFRHASYIAKVALGQICGFGPQGYLLALDALAAHLKEAGAA; from the coding sequence ATGACGAGTATTCTGGTTTTGAACGGCCCCAATTTGAACCTGCTTGGCACCCGGCAGCCAGAGATCTACGGGTCGGTCACACTGGCAATGGTGGAACAGGCCTGTGCCGCCCACGCCAAGAGGCTTGGCTTGGACGCAACCTGCCTGCAATCAAATCATGAAGGTGCTTTGATCGACGCGATTCATGCGGCCAAGGGACAGCATCAGGGTATCATCCTCAACGCCGGCGCCTATACCCACACGTCCATTGCGCTGATGGATGCGCTGATTTCCGTTGAAATTCCGTCGGTTGAAGTGCATCTCTCCAACATTCATGCCCGCGAGCCATTCCGCCATGCCTCTTATATCGCCAAGGTGGCGCTGGGGCAGATCTGCGGCTTCGGGCCGCAAGGCTATCTGCTGGCACTGGATGCGTTGGCGGCCCATCTGAAAGAGGCCGGCGCGGCATGA
- a CDS encoding serine hydrolase domain-containing protein, which yields MELDRLERMRTWQQRYVNQKKYPGSVLLLHSGGSEMYFHSAGLRNIEENLPFTRDTLVRLFSMTKPVTSVAMMILLERGLFHLDAPVSEFIPGYSNMQALVPGATSIDQTEPSRSPTLHQLLTHTSGLSYPFNPGFVPEAMDKEGLLFRPDQGPLAGMVSRLAELPLAFQPGSRWEYSVATDVLGRVIEVVSGRTLEQFLTAEIFEPLGMKETGFRVPGGAGNRFASLYTPLAGDAMVLGAAEPSTESLRLTDSYAGSPFAQADMQSGGGGLIGTIDDYMKFAEMLRHRGRYGEGLIISPQIADFMMKNHLKGDIASLGPQSFAEQPMEGMGFGLGGAVVLDPAQARCPGSAGDFSWGGIASTFFWVDRTLDISVVFLTQLAPSSSYPSRPELKALVHGAVSG from the coding sequence ATGGAGCTGGACCGTCTGGAACGGATGAGAACGTGGCAGCAGCGTTACGTGAATCAGAAAAAATACCCCGGCAGCGTGCTGCTGCTTCATTCCGGCGGCTCGGAAATGTACTTTCACAGCGCCGGCCTGCGGAACATTGAAGAAAACCTGCCCTTCACCCGCGACACGCTGGTGCGGCTTTTTTCGATGACCAAACCTGTGACATCGGTTGCCATGATGATCCTGCTGGAGCGCGGGCTATTCCATCTGGATGCTCCCGTCAGCGAATTTATTCCCGGGTACAGCAACATGCAGGCACTGGTGCCGGGCGCCACCTCGATTGACCAGACAGAGCCGAGCCGCAGCCCGACGCTGCACCAGTTGCTGACCCACACCAGCGGGCTGAGCTACCCGTTCAATCCAGGTTTTGTGCCGGAGGCCATGGACAAGGAAGGCCTGCTGTTCAGACCGGATCAGGGGCCGCTGGCCGGGATGGTTTCGCGGCTGGCAGAGCTGCCGCTGGCCTTTCAGCCTGGATCACGTTGGGAATATTCCGTTGCAACCGATGTGCTGGGCCGTGTCATCGAAGTTGTCTCGGGCAGGACGCTGGAGCAGTTTCTGACTGCGGAAATCTTTGAGCCCTTGGGCATGAAGGAAACCGGGTTCAGGGTGCCAGGCGGGGCAGGGAACCGGTTTGCCTCTCTCTACACGCCTCTGGCCGGCGACGCGATGGTGCTCGGCGCCGCCGAACCCTCCACGGAAAGCCTGCGCCTGACAGACAGTTATGCCGGCTCTCCTTTTGCGCAGGCAGATATGCAGTCCGGCGGCGGCGGGCTGATCGGTACAATCGACGACTACATGAAATTCGCCGAGATGCTCAGGCACCGCGGCCGCTATGGAGAAGGCTTGATCATCAGCCCTCAAATTGCTGATTTCATGATGAAAAATCACCTCAAGGGCGACATCGCCTCATTGGGGCCGCAAAGCTTTGCGGAACAGCCGATGGAGGGAATGGGTTTCGGCCTCGGCGGTGCTGTGGTACTGGACCCGGCGCAGGCGCGCTGCCCGGGATCAGCCGGGGATTTCAGCTGGGGCGGCATTGCGTCGACGTTTTTCTGGGTGGACAGGACACTGGACATCTCGGTGGTATTCCTGACCCAGCTGGCGCCCTCCAGTTCCTACCCGTCGCGGCCGGAGCTTAAGGCACTGGTGCATGGCGCGGTATCGGGATGA